One bacterium DNA window includes the following coding sequences:
- a CDS encoding ABC transporter substrate-binding protein yields MRSAGANRIMVAAGVLFVILLGVGPIVSGQGPAQVTIATVNNMNHVPQFVAVEKGIYVKHGVDVKLRVFNDGASATRALQAGEAQMATIGNSTLSAAWNQGVRLVAVAVVMGDATRVYYDDPLAILTRSGSGIRRLHVEDLVGKRVGMIVGGTGEEYFRAVLAKEKIPADRINFANVPAPDHVSALRNGGVDAEVVWEPYGTMILQQVPGSYVVLRGGGYLGWDLYLMGPEEFVKRNPAVMDALVRGFVEAAWYVRQHAAESAKIATRWIEGLDPTAAKKAITYMDFDPRFSANILRAQAVVDKVMIDRGRIKQGADLSKAIDTSYLDKVMRDTPQMFADLKPVH; encoded by the coding sequence ATGCGCAGCGCGGGAGCGAACCGGATCATGGTCGCAGCGGGGGTGCTGTTCGTCATCTTGCTCGGCGTCGGTCCGATCGTGTCGGGCCAGGGACCGGCGCAGGTCACGATCGCCACGGTGAACAACATGAACCACGTCCCGCAGTTCGTGGCGGTCGAGAAAGGCATTTACGTCAAGCACGGCGTGGATGTCAAGCTCAGGGTCTTCAACGACGGCGCCTCGGCGACACGCGCGCTGCAGGCGGGCGAAGCGCAGATGGCCACGATCGGCAACAGCACCCTGTCGGCCGCGTGGAACCAAGGGGTCCGGCTCGTCGCGGTGGCCGTCGTCATGGGGGACGCAACACGCGTCTATTATGACGACCCGTTGGCGATCCTGACCCGGTCCGGGAGCGGCATTCGGCGACTGCACGTCGAGGACCTGGTGGGGAAGCGGGTCGGCATGATCGTCGGCGGGACCGGCGAGGAGTATTTCCGCGCGGTGCTCGCCAAAGAGAAGATCCCCGCCGACCGGATCAATTTCGCCAACGTGCCGGCCCCGGACCACGTCTCGGCCCTCCGGAACGGCGGTGTCGACGCCGAGGTAGTCTGGGAACCCTACGGGACGATGATTTTGCAGCAGGTCCCCGGCAGTTACGTCGTGCTCCGGGGGGGTGGGTACCTCGGGTGGGATCTCTACCTGATGGGGCCCGAAGAGTTCGTCAAGCGTAACCCTGCCGTCATGGACGCGCTCGTGCGCGGGTTTGTGGAAGCCGCCTGGTACGTCCGCCAGCACGCGGCCGAGTCCGCGAAAATCGCGACGCGGTGGATCGAAGGGCTCGATCCCACCGCGGCCAAGAAGGCGATCACCTACATGGACTTCGATCCGCGGTTCAGCGCGAACATCCTGCGAGCCCAGGCGGTGGTCGATAAGGTGATGATCGACCGGGGGCGGATCAAACAGGGGGCGGACCTGTCCAAGGCGATCGACACGAGCTACCTCGACAAAGTCATGCGGGACACCCCGCAGATGTTCGCCGACCTCAAGCCGGTGCACTGA
- a CDS encoding cupin domain-containing protein, with product MSSYAIVDSEKINKDVTYEPPLVIAFGVDKHSVGSKTVTMGRTRIPPRGRNQAHYHSCEASFFIRRGTLRLYMGDERKEYTVTENQFVYIPPGVIHGLQNMSDTETAELIFTYGNCPSKDDAGTVFVEKSWVADPR from the coding sequence GTGTCGAGCTATGCCATCGTCGATTCCGAGAAGATCAACAAGGATGTGACGTACGAGCCGCCGCTCGTGATCGCGTTTGGGGTGGACAAGCACAGCGTGGGATCGAAGACGGTCACGATGGGCCGGACACGGATTCCTCCTCGAGGGCGCAATCAGGCCCACTACCATTCGTGCGAGGCCTCGTTTTTCATCCGGAGGGGCACGCTCAGACTGTACATGGGAGACGAGCGCAAGGAGTATACTGTCACCGAGAACCAATTTGTGTACATCCCGCCCGGGGTCATCCACGGGCTGCAGAATATGAGCGACACTGAAACAGCCGAATTGATCTTCACCTATGGGAACTGTCCGAGCAAGGACGACGCCGGGACCGTCTTCGTGGAGAAGTCCTGGGTGGCCGACCCCCGATAG